Proteins encoded in a region of the Brassica napus cultivar Da-Ae chromosome A5 unlocalized genomic scaffold, Da-Ae chrA05_Random_38, whole genome shotgun sequence genome:
- the LOC106390133 gene encoding LOW QUALITY PROTEIN: actin-interacting protein 1-2 (The sequence of the model RefSeq protein was modified relative to this genomic sequence to represent the inferred CDS: inserted 5 bases in 4 codons; deleted 3 bases in 2 codons): MTLAETYACIPSTERGRGILISGDSKSDTMLYTNARSVVILDLNNPLKVSIYGEHAYPATVARYSPNGEWIASGDVSGTVRIWGARDDHVLKKEFKVLAGRIDDLQWSXDGMRIVASGDGKGXSLVRAFMWDSGSNVGEFDGHSRRVLSCAFKPTRPFRIVTCGEDFXVNFYEGPPFKFKLSSREHSNFVNCVRYSPDGSKFITVSSDKKGIIYDGKTCEKLGELSSEDVHKGSIYAVSWSPDGKEVLTVSADKSAKVWEISDSGNGTLKTTLTCPGSSGGVDDMLVGCLWQNDHIVTVSLGGTISIFSASDLDKSPFQFSGHMKNISSLSVLRGNSDYILSGSYDGLICKWMMGRGFCGKLQRKQNSQIKCFAAHEEEIITSGFDNTISRISYQDGQVTNEESIGVGNQPNDLSLAPLSPGLLLVAFESGVVFLRGEQVVSTINLGFTVTALAVTPDGTEAIVGGQDGKLHLYSVNGDSLTEEAVXERHRGAISVIRYSPDLSMFASADLNREAVVWDRASREMQLKNMLYHSARINCLAWSPNSTMVATGSLDTCVIVYEVDKPASTRMTIKELT, from the exons ATGACTCTCGCCGAAACCTACGCCTGCATCCCCTCGACGGAGAGGGGTCGCGGAATCCTGATCTCCGGCGACTCCAAGTCCGACACCATGCTCTACACCAACGCCCGATCCGTCGTGATCCTCGACCTCAACAACCCCTTGAAGGTCTCCATCTACGGAGAGCACGCTTACCCAGCTACGGTGGCGCGGTACTCCCCCAACGGCGAGTGGATCGCGTCGGGGGACGTCTCGGGGACGGTGAGAATCTGGGGAGCTCGCGACGATCATGTGCTGAAGAAGGAGTTTAAGGTTTTGGCTGGGAGGATCGATGATCTCCAGTGGTC GGATGGGATGCGGATCGTTGCTTCTGGTGATGGCAAAG AGTCTCTCGTTCGTGCTTTCAT GTGGGATTCAGGATCGAATGTGGGA GAGTTTGATGGACACTCTAGGCGTGTTCTTAGCTGTGCTTTCAAGCCGACCAGACCGTTCCGCATTGTAACTTGCGGGGAGGATT TGGTTAATTTCTACGAAGGTCCTCCTTTCAAGTTCAAGCTCTCAAGCAG AGAGCATTCCAACTTTGTCAACTGTGTGAGGTATTCACCAGATGGAAGCAAGTTCATTACTGTAAGTTCAGACAAAAAGGGAATCATATATGATGGAAAGACTTGTGAGAAACTGGGAGAA CTCTCGTCTGAAGATGTGCATAAAGGTAGCATCTACGCTGTTAGCTGGAGTCCTGATGGCAAAGAG GTCCTCACTGTATCTGCAGACAAGTCGGCTAAAGTATGGGAAATCTCGGATTCTGGTAACGGAACGTTGAAGACCACGTTGACTTGTCCAGGATCATCAGGTGGAGTGGACGATATGCTTGTCGGGTGTCTGTGGCAGAACGATCACATTGTCACTGTTTCTCTAGGTGGTACAATCAGCATATTCTCAGCAAGCGATCTTGATAAATCCCCCTTCCAGTTTTCGGGACATATGAAGAACATCTCTTCCTTATCTGTGCTCAGAGGAAATTCCGACTACATACTATCCGGTAGCTATGATGGTCTGATATGTAAATGGATGATGGGACGTGGTTTTTGCGGTAAATTGCAGCGGAAGCAAAACTCTCAGATAAAGTGCTTTGCTGCTCATGAAGAAGAGATAATCACATCTGGATTTGACAATACG ATATCCAGGATTTCTTATCAAGACGGTCAGGTCACAAACGAAGAGTCTATTGGCGTTGGAAACCAACCAAATGATCTAAGCCTTGCACCACTCTCACCTGGTCTCCTTCTGGTGGCCTTTGAATCAGGAGTTGTGTTTCTCCGTGGTGAGCAAGTAGTGTCAACCATCAACCTTGGGTTCACCGTCACTGCTTTGGCTGTAACACCTGATGGAACTGAAGCTATTGTCGGTGGTCAAGACGGTAAGCTCCATCTGTATTCTGTTAATGGCGACTCTCTCACCGAGGAAGCAG TTGAGAGACACAGAGGCGCCATCAGCGTCATACGTTACTCCCCGGATTTGTCTATGTTTGCATCTGCTGATTTGAACAGAGAAGCAGTTGTATGGGACAGAGCCTCCAGAGAG aTGCAGCTGAAGAACATGCTTTACCATAGCGCCCGCATAAACTGCCTAGCTTGGTCTCCAAACAGCACAATGGTTGCTACGGGATCCTTAGACACATGCGTGATTGTGTATGAAGTGGACAAACCAGCTTCCACACGGATGACCATAAAGGAGCTCACTTag